A genomic segment from Agelaius phoeniceus isolate bAgePho1 chromosome 2, bAgePho1.hap1, whole genome shotgun sequence encodes:
- the LOC143692318 gene encoding uncharacterized protein LOC143692318, translated as MGSDTRRPPGAGGGEGAGMTRKVPPPAGGGSGAAAAPSTCSRRAGQRGSAASGTELALGVWRAKPGCKTAVMDGVAGRPEGAVPAAPVRWRHLAAVCGQRGQPRQGRERRGQELHLVVCPPHAEGAVMGQ; from the exons ATGGGAAGCGACACCCGACGGCCGCCCGGggcggggggaggggagggagccgGGATGACTCGCAAGGTGCCGCCGCCGGCGGGAGGGGGGTCtggggcggcggcagcgccgagCACCTGCTCCCGACGGGCCGGGCAGCGGGGGAGCGCAGCCAGCGGCACCGAGCTGGCGCTTGGAGTGTGG agagcGAAGCCCGGCTGTAAAACGGCAGTGATGGACGGTGTCGCCGGGCGCCCCGAGGGAGCCGTGCCAGCAGCACCGGTGCGGTGGCGGCATTTGGCCGCGGTGTGCGGGCAgcgggggcagccccggcaggggagggagaggaggggacaggagctgcaCCTTGTGGTTTGCCCGCCTCACGCCGAGGGTGCGGTAATGGGGCAATAG